AAAGAGGCGAAGCGCCGCGGACTCTCGAACGTGACCACGACCCCACCCGCACTGGACGCGTACGTTTCCAAGAAGTCGCTCAAACTGTTCGAGGAAGTCGGCATCTTTTCTCACCGCGAAGCGGAAGCCCGCCACGAGATCATGCTGGAGACCTATATCAAGAAGATCCAGATCGAGGCGCGGGTTATGGGAGATCTCGCGATCAACCACATCCTGCCGGCGGCGGTGAAGTACCAGACGATCCTGGCTGAGAACATCACGGCTTTGAAATCGGCCGGTATGAAAGCGGACACGTACAGCATGCAGCTCGAGCAACTGAAGGAGATCTCCGGCTATATCGCCTCGATCAAGTCGAATGTTGACGCGATGGTGGAAGCACGGAAACGTGCCAATAAGCTGGAGAACGTCCGCGACAAGGCGATCGCGTATTGCGACAAGGTGAAGGCCTACTTCGATCCGATCCGCGACGATGTCGACCATCTCGAAATGCTTATCGACGACGCGCTGTGGCCGATGGCGAAGTACCGGGAACTGGTGACCATTCGTTAACAACGAATACAAAATGAAAAAAGGCCTGTCCGAATCCGGACAGGCCTTTTTTTCTTCCTTGCGGAAATCATTGGATTAGTTCGTGAGCGGAAATCCGCGGTCGCGCATCAGTCCATCGATCTTCGCGTCACGACCGCGGAAGTTGCGGTATGCCTCTGCGGGATCAAGGGTGTTTCCTACAGAGAAAATCTCCTTCTTCAATTTCGCGCCAACCGATTTGTCATAGGGCCCACCGGCTTCGGTGAACGCCTCGTACGCATCGGCCGTGATCACATCGGCCCACAGGTAGCTGTAATAGCCGGCGGAATAGCCGTCGCTGGAGAATACGTGACCGAATTGGGGAGTGCGGTGACGCATGACGATCTCCTTGGGCATCCCGAGCTTTTCAAGCGTTACACGCTCGAATTTGTCCGGATCGATCTCCGCTCCGCCCTCGAGGTGCAGTTTCATGTCGACCAACGCGCTTGCGAGGAATTCGGTCGTGATAAAGCCCTGGTTGAAGGTGGCAGCCTTTTCAATGCGTGCGACAAGTTCACCCGGAATGGGCTCGTTGGTCTTGTGATGCAGGGCAAAACGCTTGAGAACCTCGGGAGTCGAGAACCAGTGCTCCAGCAACTGGGAAGGGAATTCTACGTAATCGCGTACAACATTCGTTCCTGACAAGGAGGGATAGGTTACGTTCGAGCAGAGACCATGCAGCGCGTGGCCGAACTCATGGAACAGGGTGTTGGCATCATCCCAGGAGATCAATACCGGCTCACCGGGTTTGCCCTTGACGAAGTTGGAGTTATTCGATACGATGGTCAAAATCTCCCCATCGACGCGTTGCTGGTTGCGGTAGGAGTTCATCCAGGCACCCGATCGTTTTCCTTCACGGGCATAGGGATCAAAGTACCAAAGGCCAATGGCTTTGCCGGAGGTCTTTTCTTTTACCTGCCATACGCGGACATCCGGATGATTGACCGGAACATCGGTAACCGGGGTGAATTCAAAATCGAAGAGTTCACCGGCAACCCAGAACATTCCTTCGCGGAGTTTTTCCAGTTGGCAATATTGCTTCACCTCATCCTGATCCAGGTCGTACTTTGCCTTACGGACCTTTTCAGCATAGTAGCGATAGTCCCAGGGTTCGATCGTGATCTTATCGCCCTCTTTCTCCGCCTGCGCCTGCATATCAGCTACTTCTTCCTTTACCCGGGCAACGGCCGGCGTCCAGACCTTCTCCATCAGTTCGACCGCGCGCTCCGGAGTTTTAGCCATGGAATTTTCGAGGCGCCAGTGGGCATGCGTCGAATATCCGAGCAGTTTGGCTCGCTCGGCGCGCAGCTTCAGAATGTTGGTGATGATCGAATTGTTATCGAACTCGCCACCGTTGTCGCCACGGTTGACGAACATACGCCAGGCCTTTTCGCGCAGGTCACGTCGGGAGGAATAGGTCAGAAACGGTTCGACAGAAGAACGCGTGTTGCGGATCACCCAGGTACCCGGCTCCTTCGCTGCAGCCGCGGCTGCGTCGACGAGTGATTGGGGCAAGCCGGCCAGATCCTCCTTGCTGGTCAGTACCAGACGAATCTCCATCTCGTCGTGGAGCTGATTCTGACTGAACTTGGTGAAGAGCGAAGCAAGTTCCTGGTTGATTTCCGACAGACGCGCTTTCGATTTAGCGTCCAGCTTGGCACCGGCGCGGGTGAAGTTGGTGTAGTAGTTCCAGGTCAGACGCTTCTGTTCGGGCGTCAAAGCCTTCATCGCCGCTTCGTCGGTATAAACCTTTTCGATCCGCTGGAAAAGCTTTTCGTTCTGCACGATCTGGTCGTAGAACGCCGCGAGCTTCGGCTCCATCTCCTCCTCTACACCCTGGAAATCCTTGGTCGACATGGTCGAACTCCAGATACCGTAGATCGTCTGCACACGGTCCAGCAATTTTCCGGAACGTTCCATTTCAACGATGGTATTGTCAAACGATGGCGCTGCGGCATTCGCCGTGATCTTGTCGATCTCGGCAAGGTTTTCCTTCATCGCGGCTTCCAAGGCCGGCTTAAAATGGGCAACCTGGATCTTATCCAGGGGCGGAACCCCGCCGTAATTTCCCGTCCATTTCTCCATGAGCGGGTTTGTGGTAGCGGAACTTTGCTCCGTTTGCAGCAGCTCACCTGCCGCAGTGGCGTTTTGGAAGTTCATCGGAATTGCCATAAGGCAGAGGCTGCCGCCCAGCAGAAGCCGGCGGAACATTCGTGTTTTGTTTTGCATGGATGGAAGTAGCATTTCGTGTGAGGTGTGAGGACACATTGACCTTGACCAAAGGTAAACAATCGTGTTTCCCACCCCAGTTAAAGGATGTTAAACAAAACGTGGGAAACGTCGTAGAACGTCCTCAAAAACGAGCGGAACTTCCATATTTGCCCCCTCGAAAATTCTTCCTTTCTTTGCTTACACGGGAAAATTCCCAACCAATTTCAGGCACCAAATTACCATCCTATGAAATCAAGCAAGAAGCTGATTTTCACATGCTTATTTGCAATCTGCAGCCTCTTTGTCAGCGCCCAGCGCGGACCCACCTGGCAAGCTGACCAGGCCTGGACCAAAGGCGACTATTACGACGCTGCCTTGTTGTACAAGAAGGCTTTCACAAAGGAGAAGAACAAGGCAAAGAAGGCCGAGATCATTTTCAAGGTTGGCGAAGCCTACCGGATGGTCAACGACAGCAAGAATCAGGAGGTTTGGTACGCCAAGGCGATCAAAGCCAATTACAAGAATCCGGAGGTTTTCCTGCGTTATGCCGACGCCTTGAAACTCAACAGCAAGTACGACGAAGCGATCGTTCAGTACCAGAAGTATGTCGCAGCCAATCCGGCCGACCCGAGAGGCGACTTCGGCGTTCGTTCCAGCCAACAGGCGCAGAAATGGAAAGACAAACCGACCCGTCTGAAACTGGAGAATACCGCGATGATCAACACCAAGTACAATGATTTTGGTGTTACGTATTCAAAGAAAGACAAGCGCTCCATTCTCTTCACTTCTTCCCGTCAGGAAGCGATGGGTAAGAACAACGATGGCGGAACCGGCGAAAAGTTTCAGGATCTTTTTGAAGCTACGGTCGATAAGAAGGGAAAATGGTCCTCGCCCAAGCCGCTGCTGGAACCGGTCAACTCCAACGACAACGAAGGCTCCGCCTGTATGGACCCCAACGGCAATCTGCTTTATTTCACGCGTTGCGAAGTGGAGAAAGGTAAATACGGCATTTGCCAGGTATGGTTTACCAAGCGTAAGGGCCAGACCTGGGAAGACCCTAAACTGATTCCGCTTGCAGCCGACAGTTTCACGGTCGGGCAACCCTGCCTCTCTGCCGACGAACAAACACTCTATTTCGTTTCCGATATGAGCGGTGGACAGGGCGGCAAGGACATCTGGCTGACCCGCTGGAATAAGGACAAGAAATCCTGGGGCACTCCTGAAAATCTGGGCGGCCGCATCAATACCGAAGATGACGAGATGTTCCCGTTCATCACCAGCGACGGCACCTTGTACTTCTCTTCGAAAGGCCATTTGGGCATGGGCGGTCTCGACATCTTCTCCTCGAAGATGAGTGGCAGCAACTGGAGCGAACCACAAAACCTCAAGTATCCAACCAACTCCGCGGCCGACGACTTCGCTTATGTATTGAATGAAGTGGCGGGCGACCGTGGCTTCCTGAGCTCGAACCGCGAAGGCGGCAAGGGCGGTGATGACATCTACGCCTGGACGCTCCCTCCGCTCGTCTTCACGGTTTCCGGTAAAGTATTCGATGCCGACACCCGTGAACCAATCGCAGGCGCATCCATCGAATTGTTCGGCAGCGACGGCAGCTCGATCCCGTTCAAGACCGATGCGACCGGCACCTACAAATTCGACCTGAAGCCGGAGACCAGCTACAAGCTGAGCGCCATCATGTCCAATTACCTCAACAAATATCTGGAGGTTTCCACGGTCGGGCTGGAGCAGTCCAAGGACTTCATCGGTGATTTCGACTTCGCTCTCCGCTCCACCTTGCGCGCGATCGAATTGCCGGAAGTCTACTACGATCTCGCCAAGTGGGATCTTCGTCCGGAGTCCAAGAAAGCGCTCGACGGACTGGTGTCGGTGCTGAAAGAAAACCCGACGATCGTGATCGAACTCGGATCACACACCGACTCCCGCCCGATCCCGATGACCAACGACACGCTCTCCCAGCGTCGCGCAGAGTCGGTTGTGAAATACCTGATCAAATCCGGCATCGAAGCCGAACGCCTGGTCGCCCGTGGTTACGGCGCTTCCCAGCCGCGTTCACTCGATCGTGACATGGGCAGTTTCAAGAAGGGCGATGTGCTGAACGACCCGTTCATCAGCGGCTTGAAATCCGTCAAACTGAAAGAAGAGGCGCATCAGCTGAATCGTCGTACCGAATTCAAGGTACTGCGCACCAACTTCGTCAAAGGACAAACCGGCTCCGAGAACATCAACCTGAACGAACCGGCCAGTGGTCTGATCATCGAGAACAACGACCTGAAGGCGAAAGAAGACGCCAGCGCACCCACCAAGGTCGAAGTGAAGGAGGTCCAGAAAACCGAAGCGCCTAAAGTGGAGGAGAAAAAAGGACCCGGCGAGATCTACACCTGCAAGAAAGGCGACACGTACACCGCCGTAGCCAAGCAGTACAGCATGACCGTGAAAGACCTCAAAGCCCTGAACGGCCTGAAGTCGGAAGTGA
This DNA window, taken from Bacteroidota bacterium, encodes the following:
- a CDS encoding M3 family metallopeptidase, translating into MNFQNATAAGELLQTEQSSATTNPLMEKWTGNYGGVPPLDKIQVAHFKPALEAAMKENLAEIDKITANAAAPSFDNTIVEMERSGKLLDRVQTIYGIWSSTMSTKDFQGVEEEMEPKLAAFYDQIVQNEKLFQRIEKVYTDEAAMKALTPEQKRLTWNYYTNFTRAGAKLDAKSKARLSEINQELASLFTKFSQNQLHDEMEIRLVLTSKEDLAGLPQSLVDAAAAAAKEPGTWVIRNTRSSVEPFLTYSSRRDLREKAWRMFVNRGDNGGEFDNNSIITNILKLRAERAKLLGYSTHAHWRLENSMAKTPERAVELMEKVWTPAVARVKEEVADMQAQAEKEGDKITIEPWDYRYYAEKVRKAKYDLDQDEVKQYCQLEKLREGMFWVAGELFDFEFTPVTDVPVNHPDVRVWQVKEKTSGKAIGLWYFDPYAREGKRSGAWMNSYRNQQRVDGEILTIVSNNSNFVKGKPGEPVLISWDDANTLFHEFGHALHGLCSNVTYPSLSGTNVVRDYVEFPSQLLEHWFSTPEVLKRFALHHKTNEPIPGELVARIEKAATFNQGFITTEFLASALVDMKLHLEGGAEIDPDKFERVTLEKLGMPKEIVMRHRTPQFGHVFSSDGYSAGYYSYLWADVITADAYEAFTEAGGPYDKSVGAKLKKEIFSVGNTLDPAEAYRNFRGRDAKIDGLMRDRGFPLTN
- a CDS encoding OmpA family protein: MKSSKKLIFTCLFAICSLFVSAQRGPTWQADQAWTKGDYYDAALLYKKAFTKEKNKAKKAEIIFKVGEAYRMVNDSKNQEVWYAKAIKANYKNPEVFLRYADALKLNSKYDEAIVQYQKYVAANPADPRGDFGVRSSQQAQKWKDKPTRLKLENTAMINTKYNDFGVTYSKKDKRSILFTSSRQEAMGKNNDGGTGEKFQDLFEATVDKKGKWSSPKPLLEPVNSNDNEGSACMDPNGNLLYFTRCEVEKGKYGICQVWFTKRKGQTWEDPKLIPLAADSFTVGQPCLSADEQTLYFVSDMSGGQGGKDIWLTRWNKDKKSWGTPENLGGRINTEDDEMFPFITSDGTLYFSSKGHLGMGGLDIFSSKMSGSNWSEPQNLKYPTNSAADDFAYVLNEVAGDRGFLSSNREGGKGGDDIYAWTLPPLVFTVSGKVFDADTREPIAGASIELFGSDGSSIPFKTDATGTYKFDLKPETSYKLSAIMSNYLNKYLEVSTVGLEQSKDFIGDFDFALRSTLRAIELPEVYYDLAKWDLRPESKKALDGLVSVLKENPTIVIELGSHTDSRPIPMTNDTLSQRRAESVVKYLIKSGIEAERLVARGYGASQPRSLDRDMGSFKKGDVLNDPFISGLKSVKLKEEAHQLNRRTEFKVLRTNFVKGQTGSENINLNEPASGLIIENNDLKAKEDASAPTKVEVKEVQKTEAPKVEEKKGPGEIYTCKKGDTYTAVAKQYSMTVKDLKALNGLKSEVIYEGMELKVDPAGDYSEYDKKFTTLEKGDDSWKALAKRLSLKDSDLKKLNKGIDDDSFRPGKRIRIAK